GAGGGATACGGCGAGATCATCGGCGGCTCGCAGCGCATCGGATCGTACGAGCTGCTGCGCAACCGCATCCAGGAGCACGGGCTGCCGGAGACGGCTTTCAAGTGGTATCTCGACCTGCGCAAGTACGGGGGCGTGCCGCACGCCGGGTACGGCATGG
The Terriglobales bacterium DNA segment above includes these coding regions:
- a CDS encoding amino acid--tRNA ligase-related protein, translating into EGYGEIIGGSQRIGSYELLRNRIQEHGLPETAFKWYLDLRKYGGVPHAGYGMGIERAVAWICGLEHVRETIPFPRMLHRMYP